TTGGGATTAAAGGTTAAAATCTTTTAAATTTTATGAAGTCTTTGGTGGAAGGGGCCCCTCAGATGCTTTTGGTTTAGTTCACAGCCTATCTCAAAAAGAATATGGTACATATTGACTCCCCATCCTACCAAAGAGAGAAAAAGCATTTCTTAGATTTAAGGCAAAAGAACCACAAAATGCCATATGTTCAATGTATAATTTTTACATGCTTTCAGCATATGGAAATACTTCATTCTACCATCTGAATTTAAATTGAAGATTAGAGGTCAGTTTTATTTACATAGTGTTCTGGTGTTGAAGTGTTTACAGGTGCTAATCTCCTCAAAATATTCACAACAGGTTTACATCAATGGAAGATTCAAGAAGGAGATGAGACCCCTCTATACTGaacattctgattttaaaatatttgtggctCCGTGTAGGCTATGGCAAGAATTTTCAGTTTTGTAGACAGACAATTTCATGCTCCATGATCTGCTATTTGAAAATGCCTAATATGGCAATGCATATTGGGCCTTACTGCAACAACTGTTCTGTAAAACTGTCAAAAGTGCTCAAGCCAGTTACTTTAATAGGAAGATACCAAGTTCCAAAAGTGTAGGGAAACTAAAGCAAACATTAAAATCGATTTTAATATCTTCGTATATTACTAAAATGTTTTTAGATTCTGTGTAATTGTTCAAACGATGGAGTTCACACACACTTCACATTTATATAATTTAAACACGGACAAGCAAATATATGACATAAGAAGCCTGGTCAGTTCTGCTGTGCTCTTGGCAACTTGAGATATTTTGCTTGAACAATAGCCAATTAATATGAACTTTTTTAGATCTTCATTAACTACGGCttttaatgaaaatttcaaaGCACAAGCTGATGACATCAAATATGCATATAAACACATGAACACTGTCTGTAGTCACCCTGAAGCACAGGATAAGAGAAATCCAAACATCACCCTAAAAAGCATGCTTTCATAAAATATTAGAGATGTTATGTATCTGTTTCATCATCACTGCCTGCAAGGCTGCTGTCTGTTGATGGAGTGCCATCTTCATTAATGCCTTCACCATTATCCTCTCTCTTATGAGCTTCATCATTCACATCACCTTTAGATGTGCCATTATCTTTTGAAGGCTGATCTTCAGGCAGTTGCACACTACTAGCTGCAGAATTTGAAGCAGCTGCAATTTTCTGCTTCTCTGCATCAGAATCTCCTAAAAACGACCCCCACAACTTGAGcctttcctctctttctcttgaggtctcttccacctGTGTATAAATAAACCTTAATTAAAATTACTACAGAAATCCAACCTTTCACTTAGTGTAAAAAAAATTAGTAGTTGAcacctccccggagcactgctttaccgcgttatatccaaattcgtgttatatcaggtcgtgttatatcagggtagaggtgtataatcaaCACTGACTACATTAATACCATGAGGTTTCACTTGAgtcagggcccattgtgctagttgTTAACAATGTTTGTACAGCAATGAATAACTGAACAATTTACTTTCAGTGTACAATTAAGATAATCGGGGCCTTTGAAAATTGgattaaatacaatttttaatagAACAAAAAATAGGCCTGCTAGGACCCCAAATAACTGGCATCTGCAGGTAAGCCAGGCTTAATATTTTGTTCTTTGAAAAGAACATTTAAATTCctgatttcatttaaattttatttcctctatttttaaaattaaatagattCACAGTTAAAGAATTTTTAGAAATTAAAAtttggtaaaaaaaaacaacaaacaaaaaagcagttAAGGATTACCTGATAATCTGTTGTACCATCCCATGTTTCAGCACTTAGCTGACGACCACCAAACCACCTTCCATGGAGAGCTTGTATGCACAGATCAGCTTCCTCCGGTTCTTTAAATGAAACAGAGGCCACACCATCTGGGTGTCGCTGTAAGAAAAAGACAAAACCCTCTGATATACATCGCTAAACAGGAATTAAATTTTGTTCCAAAGATCTTTACTCTGCCCTTGTAAGAGATCAGGCACAGTTTTATATGCAGACATATGTACAAGCCTCTTCATGTGTATATACTTTTGAAATATGTATCCTTCCATTCTTTTCAGATTTTGAAGCAACACCATCTTTAGTACTTCACAATTAGGGTTTTCAGCTTTAGGTTTTAAACAAAGCTACTTCAAATCTTTTTGTACACAgtccagtgtttaaaaaaaaaagttgaatttcGCTATTTGCAATTTCATGGGTGCATGCTTTTCAACTTCTAATGCATATGTCCCCAAATCTGTTGGAGAAGCTGAATATTGCATCTAGACATAGGGGGAGCTGGAATATGCAGATGTGCAGTTTAACGTCACCTTTGTTAAAATGGGACGAAATTCTGAATTAAATTCAAGAACTGAAAATTTGAAAAATGAAAGTAAGATTGcatgaaaaacaaattttaaagaaCCAGAAATCTTATTCATGATTTAAGGAGCATGAACATCTTGTATATTTGATTTGAGAAGGTGACAGTAATTATGACCATGCAACATAATAGAAAATACCTACATCAAATAAGAGAACCTTCTTTACTTCTCCAAACTTTTCACATTCTGTCCGTAGGTCTTCCCTAATCTCATTCAGTACTAAAGGATCTTCCTGTAAAGAAATACATAAATATatggatttgttttaaaaataagctttttaaacaaaaaaataaagctgaaaaTTCCCTTAAATGTGTGTAAGCTGCAGACTGGAATTCACACACTAAGGTCCTACAGTTTAAAGGATTTATAGTGGCAATGTATTATACAGGAAACACACTGGgtactttttcttatatagtatGTTGCAAAATAATGCCAATCCAAAATATTAAGAAATAagcagggatttggagcaatcaaatttttgaattgcttggctccgggcaaaaacctactggtccgtgctccagctctggggctctgctccaaagTCCTGGAAATAAGCATGAAGCTTTCTTCCAAACAAATAGGAAACAGTTTAAGTAACCACTCACAGTACTAGCAAAAGTCTACCTCTAGGAATCAAATACTGCATTCTTTTCCAGACACCACCTCCCGGGGAAGTTCAGAGAATAACAAAAGTGACCAGGGAGGGGAGCTGAAGGGCTTTAATGTGACCAGACATACTCACTTTTGAGATTATTTTGGTTTTAAGAGCCAGTCTACAAATCTCTGCTTTTACTAAAATTGGGATGACATCTCAATCCCAAGGACTTCTGACTGTCCTTTTCCATTCCCATTGTATACTCTATGTGCTTTAAAAAGGAGCATTGTCAGATCCTGCCTCTCGGTTACTGCTCAGCTCAGACTAAATGTGTGGTGGAAGCATAAATCTATAAGCAATTAGAAAGAAACGCTCTGAGGAATGAGTGAGATTTAGTATTGTGAAATGGGATAATAGCTTGGAATAAAGGCAAATTTAGTATTGGTATCAGGGAAAGTTCTTGATTGAAATAGGATACAATAAAAGCCCCACTGACTGGAACACCTAAAGCtacttaaaaatacatttctagaAAATAGATTTCTAGAAAACAGTGAAATTATTCAAGAAACCACTCTGAACAGGCAGCCTCCTATTCTTAAGAGACCATGTCAAACTATCCCCAAATGCAGTGTACACATCCTCTTGTGGCCAAAGCAATATGAAGAATACGTATTACCTTCCTAATGCATGGTGCAATGTCTCTGAATATGCCCAAAACTATTAGAAagacaaggggggtgaggtaatatcttctattggatcaacttctgttggcgaaagagacaagctttcgagcttacacagacctatagcctgggaccaatacagctacaagTGCAAACAAAACTACTCCAGCCACTATGAACTATACTACTTAACAGATCACATGGCAAACTCAGACCTAATTTGTGCACTTGCAGCATTCCTTTTCACATTATTTCTCAAATTCTGGACTGCTTTTTTCCCCAAACTAAATCTCACTTTCTAATTTTCTGTTCTTTCCTACACTCAATGATTTCTACTAGTATTTGCAACATCTCCTACTTTAGTATCATTTTTGAGTTTCATTAATGTTGTTTACTCTCTCTTCCAAATCAAGATGTTTAATTAGATTACATTTGCTACCAATCCCTTTGGCATTCCATTAGATCTTTCCATCAAGATGCATTGCTGTTTATCACTGTCCTTTGTGTATGGTCTTTCAGGCCTTGTCTTCACAGCTAAAAAGGTGAGATTTTTATCACAAGGTAACTTGCAAATATTAGTTCTCAGGGTGTAAACACAGAGATGACAATGCACTTTAGTTTTACTGCAAGGTTAAACTAGTGAGGTCAACTGAAGCAGTGGCATAGTACTGACCTCACCTAGTTTACCACAAATGTTAGTTACGGAGAGGCTAAAAAAGCACCACCTAGCAGTGAAGACAGGGTCTCAGCCAGTTTTGAACTCACATGATGGTTTTTCAACCAAGCCATTTTGATTTAAGAGTATAAGAATCTACCTAAAATTACTAAACTGCAAACACTAAAATCTCCTTATTTCCCTTCATCCACTGAATCAAGTGAAATTACGTGTTAAAACTTAAAATCCTCAGTACTTTAAGGGATTCACGCTAGCTGCCAAATCAACATTATTGGCGTGTGTTCTTTTGGGCAACTTATTTTTTGCAGGTgtaattttctttattttactgGGGAAAAGGGAAAACCCACTTTCCTTCTGTCTCCCACTCAGTTGCCAATGGCAACCAAAAAAACTGCATGCTGTTGTCAAGATTACAACAGTGAGTGTTAAGACTGCTTTCAGTCCAATGCCACAGTttagttttaattaattttttaccTCAAACTACTGGAGGAAATGGAATACCACTACGGTATTTGTGGGATGGGTTCTCCATGGTACATAGGGATAGTTTTGGAATTTGGCATGCaaacaaatttaattttgaatCCTAAACTCAAATTAGTCTAGTtcagtgagatttttaaaatacgGGTCTTAAATACATGGTGCTCCTCATTAAAGGGATATAAAGTACTATAGTAATGGacaaaatgtgttttgaaaaCTGGAGCACATACCTCTAGCTTTTCAGAGTTCACTGGAGATAGCCATAAATTTTTTTGGCATTTCAGGAGACAATTTCGGAATTAAAACATTCTCACCTTTCTCCAACCTGCCAATGTTCCTACAGCATTTGTTTTAGCAGAGCAATTACTACCATTACACTAATCCTGCCCAAGCCTGAAGGTTGAGAGAATTTATCAGAGTGTATAAATTTGTGTGTCTTCATACCACAAATTCACAGATAGCATAGCTTATGGAAAAGAAATAAAGTGAAGAAAATGGACAAGTTATTTCTCATGAATGTGTGTTGAACCAAGGCCTTTTCTACACAATAGTTTTGTCAGcaaaaaggcagcttttgtcaacaaaacagtggaggtgtacacgcTACAATACTcctcaaaataaaaccacctcaagaAGAGATGCagagctttttgcagcaaagttagATTGACAAaacatcagtgtagacactgtgttcaTTATGTTGCCgtaactggcctccaggaggtatcccacaatgcccactgAGAtagctctgctcactgttttgaactctggTGCCCTGCATCCAGCTGCACATGCATGTGCCCTTCCCCTTGCAAAACTCCAGGAAGTTCTGAAACTGAGCTCACATAGCTACTGTCCAGCTGAGCAggccagctcccagcagcaaacacagtgTCTGGATACAGGGGAGGGAGTGGATCTCCTTggactgtggggagaggaggctgtgggagTATTCGGAGGGAATTACAGAATCAAAACATGAATGTGGACTCCTGCTGTCCCCGGCACTAGGACCCACAGCAGCAGGCTGGCAGCCCAGGCTGCTGCTTGTGGGGGAGAgacagctgtgcagagccagggagggtggcaggggctgATGTTGGGGTGGTCCTGTGTCCCCGGCCGGTATACTAGTCTTcaatgagctggggtggggggagagacaccAGCTGGCGCAACACTAACCTCCAGCAACCAGGAGCAACAATTGCAGGGCAAGTCCTGCTTAGCCCCACCAGCccagggatggagcatgctcagcgcAGATGGTATCTTCAGAGTATTTGCTACCAAAATAACAAGTTTCTATTGAGCATGTGCGAAGTGTaaattttcatattttaacttGGTCTTAtttgggtgaatttccatggggATGGCAAATGGCATCTATGACAGCAGAGACACATGCACAGCCAAATGTCAAGCCCCTGCTACAAACCATGGAGGCATTAGAGCTTCTCAAGGAAGTAGCtaagatgtttgtttgtttttaaaacatgggCAAGGCAATATTTTTCTCTAGCTTTGTTCGTGGAAGTAGATGAACCATGTtacctgaaattttcaaaaacattcagGCTGAGGCAGATACTTGGCATGGAAACTTTTTGCCTGAACAGTTAACATTTGGCaatgttataagcaactgaaaacagggtcttataatggtaAATAATGAGCAACGTGGACTATTGccagcactaccagcttcacctATTATTTAGTTTTTCCTACCTCAAAATCCTTTGGGTGGAACATGTTCCTGATGATAACAACACGCTCATGTCGCTTTCGAACTGTTGCATCTTTCTTCTCAGGCCTCCAATCCAACTGTCTAATGAAATGAAGCAATAGTGAGACATGGTTGCACCTTTCTTCAGTTTCTACAAGTAtttgttgaaaaaaaatcattagttGGACATACAGATTTCAGTAGTGATAGCTACTTTGGTTTTAAAGAATTATTTAAATCTTCTAGAAAACAGAATGGAAAGGTGATCAGTAAGTTAATCACTGTTCCTCTAGCAAAGCAGTTTCAAATACCATAAACATGCACAAGAATGTCATAATACAGAGACATGCCCAATTTAACTTCAGCGGTCAGTGTAGCCTACTGAACATTCAGAAATATTCTGTAGGCTGCAGCTGAACTGGAGCATGGGATAAGAAAAGGAGGCAGAGAAACATACTTGGGCTATTAAGTACCTTGAACAATTTAGGACAAAGTATTTGAAGTCACCTAATGTCACAGTTCAGACTAGGactcacttaaaagaaaaaagttaacagaatacCAGCTTTAAAGTACAACATACATCTAAAGATTCCCCAAAAGGTAATTCACCTCCACataagaaatttttaaaaataaaaacatttgaatGCTGAAGGCAGATGTCCGTGTATAAACAGGCAAAAATAGAAAGCAGTGTACTTGTTCATTTACTAATTGGAACTTCATGCTAACTGCTCTAGAATTTTTGTAAGTGTAATGCAATTATTAAATTTAACTAACAGTAACATGCAGGAAGCTAAACAGTGCTGTCTCCTTATAGGATCAATGTTAATCACAAGATAAAAGCGACTCTACAGGGTTCTGTAGATTCAATAACTCCGGAAGGGAAAATTCCATCacgttttaaaaacaaacaaacaaaaaaaaaaaaacacaaacacacacaccaacacTTTCTGCCTCTCAGCTGTAACACCCAGAAGAAAGTAATGGAAGTTTTTGGTTTTCTGTGGACTCCAACCAAACATGACAATCCAAGGGACTTTCAAGATGCCAGAATTTAACTTATATTCCTCACCCCATCCCAATGAAATAACTCTACATATAATCTTTGAAGAACTGTTTTAGCTAAgacatttagaaaaaaacattttactgaAAAAGTTACAAACTTTTGTTGTTGAGACAGCCTCTTCTTGTAGTCtttgcatttcttcttctttttgcttgCATCATACTCCCCCTTTAGTTGAAACTTTGCTACTTCAACATGCAATTTGTAGCCTCTAATCTCATCCTCATCCAGAAGTCTTAATGCAAGCTCAACTGATTCTCGCTATTTGAAGATAAATCAAATTATAGTAAGCCTTAAAACAAGCATCATCAATGAGaaggttttgattaaaaaattaaaaatgaattccTCTATGCCCAAACAAAGCTTGAACCTGTTTACAAAAATTAATGTTAAAAGGGGGCTACTTTTAGTATTGCTTGACTCTGGCCCAAAAACACATATTTCACCAGTGTACTTAACAGACTTACCCCCCCCAATTGCAGTTCACCAAGTCACCACTTCTCTTCATTCCAATCGTTTCTAAAAACTGAACAGTAGTGACAGTTCCAGTGAGCTACAATAATTATAGGGAAGAATTTAAAAAGATAAAGATAAAATTTTCGAAAGGACCTAAGTTCCACTTCCAAAAGTGACAGACTCAGGAGCTTAAACCTCCTTGAAAGGCAACTGGAAAGATCCTCATAGTTAAATACCTCAGTCAGTATTTTGCAGCCTGCATTCTGAAAATACAAATCATTAACAGAATTCAGAAAAACGATCTTGACAATACTATGGCCATAATGTTGTGATGCAGCTTTTCTGAATTCTGCCCCCAGATAttaattatttaatgtttgtagTAAATAGTATCCCACTGTggaagacactgtacaaacataacaaaagatggtccctaacccaaagagcttgcaattaAGTAAAATGAGTGAAAACAGGTGCATACAATGAACTGTGAGAGAACAAGGTAAAGATTGTGAACAACACTATGATCAGTGGTCATCTTAAGGCATCAAAATGCCCATTCAGAGCGCTCTATCAGCAACATCTAATAAAAACCAACAGTGGTTGGTAAGTGTCAGGAAAAGTTGCATACaatgttgtagccatgctggtcccaggatattagtgagaaggtgagtgaggtagtatcttttatttgaccaacttctgttggtgaaagagacatgcttttgagctaGAGAGAGCTCTCCATGTCGGAGAAAAGTTGCAGCCTTTCATATTTGACAATAAAAACTACTCTGTCATGaagcagagccaaaaaaaaaaaaaaaaaaaagtcatattaCATTGAGTACATCACTGACCTTGAGATAACAACAGAGGCCATCTCCTTTAAGATTTCCTTGCTTGTCTTTATAAAGTTTAATTTTATGTTCTTCTGTCTGAGGATCTCGCATAATGATACCACACTTTGACATAACCTGTATAAACTCATCCTTTGTAATGTCTGGAGGCAAACCTGAAAAGTAAATTCAACCATATAAACCTAGAATGTATTTATATAGTGAATTCCAAATCCACTTTTTCAACACCACTAAgcccattttaaaaaggaaacaagaatgAATCAGTTATTAAATGAAAAATACCTGTCAGTGCAATGTTATGGGTGAGATTTTACATGCACAAAAGTAAATGTATTTTTGTTAGCTAATTTAGTTTTGAGCATATGTTTTATTTCCTGTTAATTGAATGTTTGGTAATCTTTCTGCTTTTTAAGCAAGTGAATTGTGGAAATGTTATGGTTTCTTTAGTAGCCATTAACTACATCCACAGATCAGAAAACTCTGTCTGTGTTGCATTAAGTGTTTTTGAACTTAAGTTTCCTTAACATCCCAAAACAATGACATAGCAAACACATTAACCTATgtgcaaataaatatattaacGAATGCACAGTTTTTCCCGGTGCACACATTTAGGTATTTACACTTTAATTGGGACAGAAAGTTAGACACTGCATAGCCAGCACACTTGTCATTCTTACCATTTTTGCTAATTTAGTACAACATGCATTCAAGACTTTGCATATACTGAAGtttgaaattttcaaacaaatgaGTTATTTGAGCAGAAGAAAAAcagcatttgaaatatttttaaattatgaaaaatTCCTGAGTTAGCCAAGCCTAGAGAAAGGAGAGTTCCATGTTTTAAGATATGCTGCTTCAAGTGCACGTTTTCTTGTGCTCATGTAACTCAAAAAACAGCCAGTTGTGTTACCTTTTCAAACAAATTCATCTTTGGGCTAAGAACAAGCATGAGAAGATGCAAAAGATATAACATTTGTGAAACTAAATTATATTGCTGCAAAATTGTCTTCCCTTCCCCTATTCATTCTGGTTTTTGCCTCCATTTACTGTATCTTGTCctagtctagaccaggggttctcaatctttttctttctggggccccccacccccaacatgctataaaaactccacaaccCAGCCGTGCCACAATaactttttctgcatataaaagccaggaccagtGTTagggagcagcaaacagggcaattgcctggggccccatgccacaggggcccgcattgctcaggctttggcttcagccccgggtggcgggatcagggccccaggcttcagccccaggcagtgggactTTGGCTTTCTGCTGGGGCttccagtgagtctaatgctggccctaattggcagaccccctgaaacctgctcacagccccctaGGGACTCccggttgagaactactggtctaGATGAATGATTCATGAGTTGTGTCCATGTACCACTGCAATCTATGGAGCACTTGCTGGTGGTTCTTGGAGTACTGGCTGGCCACACTGAGCTCTCTCCCCCATTTCAGCCAGCTAAATTGTGTTTAAACAGGTAAATTTATTCAACGCTTTCCTAGTACTACTTTTCCATCTCAGCAACTGTTGTCGTTGTCACAGAGCTGTTATACAATCATAAATGTGAGCATAAGTAGGCCGTGCAATTATGAAGTTGAGACTAGGGAGTCAATGAGACAATGTCCTAAAACGTGATCCACACTATTAAGTGTTCTGGAGCAGACTTATTTATATAAATTGCCTAACACACCTTTggcactatattaaaaaaaaaaaaaaaaaaaatgatgactTACCCGTCACATACACATTTGTGTTTTTGTCTTCTTCAACATGAAACCATCCTAAAAACAGAATCATAATTGTAAAAGTTGTGCTAAACCCCTAGAAATAGAACAGGATTTTAAACACTAAGCTCTCATTTATCAGTTTCACTAACTAAATTTCCAAGAAGCGTCCACTTAACCTAGAGAGCTCAGAACACTATTAGTAACTTGATTATATTTCACATAAGAAATATAGGTTTTTAGAACCTAATAAGTGCTATGCAATTTCAGAAGTGTTTCAAGAATTTTCAGAACAGATGCCTGAGCATCTCTACTGTGCATAATACTAATGCACAATTACATTTGctcattttttcttaaatattgtATATTTTCCAGCTTATGCAAAATGGAGACCCTTACCTGCGTcaagttttcttttttctcctttttgtttagAATCTGTTTGTTGGGGTGCTTTTTTATTTGTTGACTGCTGTGCTCCTGCTGTCCTAGAATCCACAGCTGGCTTACTTTCAGTCTTTGAAGCAGAGGAACTGTCTAAACTGTCTGTAGGGAAGCCATAGTTAGCATGATATGTTGCCAGGAAGTCTTCAGTCACCTAGAAAAGAAATGTTAAATATTAATCTATAATAGAGTTCAAAGATAAACCCCAGGGACAATTACAAGTTTACTGGTGGTGAATTTCTGAAGATAACTACTAAAACAATAATCCAGATGTCTTCACTTACAGAGGAAAATATAAAGGCTCAAATGGACACTGCAGTTGAAAATTTACAAATGCCAGATATTAGTAAAGCCCTACTGAGGAGTCTGCACACGCTATTCAGTAACTTTTTTCTATATTGCAGACGAATTTAAACACTTTTCATTAGTGTCCCCTCTTCCAAGGTAAAACTTTTAATACTTTCACTTACTGAGTTAGATTTGTCTGAGGCAGAAAGAAACCCATAATGTAATATACTAAGAACAGAACTCAATTGCTCTCAACCATGAGCAAGGAGAAGTGACATTGACAGGCAGCCAAGAACCAAAACACTGACTATTAAATTGACTAACACTTGTGGGCCCCTGTCTTCTTGAAGAAAAATTTTCAAAGAAGATTGACTGGTGTTAATAGATATTGCCTATACTAAGATTTACACTATGCACTAATACACGATTAAGTCAAAGATCATAATCTTTGGCTCAGACTATTACCTGAATGTTAGCGGTTTCCCTCCCAACCAAACCTCCCTGTGGAGAGTGAGGTGTCTGAGCAGTGTCTAAATCTGTCTTTAATGCAAAAATTTGCTACATTAGATTAGATGCAAAATTTACAATAGCTTATTTGTTGCTAGATAAGTTTTAGTACTAAGGTTTTTACAAACCATTTTCAGTACTGTATAGTTGTAACAGGACAAGAAAATATACTAGTTGAAGTTTAGTTTGACATTTTAGTGTCACAAAACGGTTACAACCTCTCATTGTTTAAACCAACTTTTCCACTGTCAATATGGTCAAGTTTTCAGACAACCTTTTCAAAGACGAGAACTCAGCTTTGTAAGAAAAGATTAGATTTTCCTGAACTAACCCATATGCTAGGAATTTCATCTGTGTTCGAAAATACAAGAGTGAGATAGTAGGGATTCTGAGTAACTCCATACTTGCATGATAACTGGTAACTAATTAAATCACTACAGCCTCCTTGAACTTTTATATAGATTATTTGGGTATCAacataaatgttttgtttggaaaaCTCTTGGCTTAACAAGGACATGCCCATGGCAAAGAAAGAGATGCAGAATTGTCAATGACAGTCATCTTTCTCCAACACAGAATTAATCTTAATATAAAGCTTTCTGGAGTTTAGTAATTTGCCAGATTACTGCAGAATCACATAACACTAAATTCCAGTGTTTAGAAATCACTAGTATATCACAAGTGTAAGAGTTTGGTTACACAATGAaaagtctgtaaaaagcaacagagggtccctgtggcacctttaagactaacagaagtattgggagcataagctttcgtgggtaagaacctcacttcttcagatgcaagaagtgaggttcttacccacgaaagcttatgctcccaatacttctgttggtccctgtggcacctttaagactaacagaagtattgggagcataaactttcgtgggtaagaacctcacttcttgcatctgaagaagtgaggttcttacccacgaaagcttatgctcccaatacttctgttagtcttaaaggtgccacagggaccctctgttgctttttacagattcagactaacacggctacccctctgataaatgaaAAGTCTGTCTATCTAAAAAGGCCCAGGCCTAATTTAGGAGGGATGCATTGACCTTTGAAGAATCTTACATTAacgtgccaccggactcctcgttcataaagactaacagatttatttgggaatacgCTTTCATGGGCAAAAAACCCACTTCTACCCCTCCCATATTACAGTAATCTGCACTATATTTGGCTCCAGCCAATCTCAACAGTTCATTACTTTCATGGGTGCTGAATTTGATCTTAAAGGGTTTTATtaaattgttttgaaattttcagtgaatAGTTAAGAGTTTTATCAAATAACTTAATAATAAATCAATGAATCAATACCTCTATTTGTCCTGCAGCAGCATGATCTTTTTAGATTTGAGTGTGAAGAAAAATGTTCcaacaaaatgaatttaaaattatttccgAATACATTACCAACTTTGTTTTACTTCTTGAAACTGGACTGGTTGCTAGTGCAAAACAATTTTTGTTAAAGGGGTTATTAATAAAAAAACCTCAGTGGAATATTAGTATATCTGATATTCCATTTACCCAAGGCCAGCTGAGACATATTATTCCAAACCAGGAAGATAAAGGGAAAACAACTGTTGCTGGGACT
This region of Chrysemys picta bellii isolate R12L10 chromosome 9, ASM1138683v2, whole genome shotgun sequence genomic DNA includes:
- the HTATSF1 gene encoding 17S U2 SnRNP complex component HTATSF1 yields the protein MSGGGSDGNEEFYQQLRLQQLYEARRSGEGEPDPFTYVDPADGTAYEWDRDKKAWFPKVTEDFLATYHANYGFPTDSLDSSSASKTESKPAVDSRTAGAQQSTNKKAPQQTDSKQKGEKRKLDAGWFHVEEDKNTNVYVTGLPPDITKDEFIQVMSKCGIIMRDPQTEEHKIKLYKDKQGNLKGDGLCCYLKRESVELALRLLDEDEIRGYKLHVEVAKFQLKGEYDASKKKKKCKDYKKRLSQQQKQLDWRPEKKDATVRKRHERVVIIRNMFHPKDFEEDPLVLNEIREDLRTECEKFGEVKKVLLFDRHPDGVASVSFKEPEEADLCIQALHGRWFGGRQLSAETWDGTTDYQVEETSREREERLKLWGSFLGDSDAEKQKIAAASNSAASSVQLPEDQPSKDNGTSKGDVNDEAHKREDNGEGINEDGTPSTDSSLAGSDDETDT